The Myxococcus virescens genome has a segment encoding these proteins:
- the dapA gene encoding 4-hydroxy-tetrahydrodipicolinate synthase, which produces MKTFEGSMTALATPFRNGALDEPAYRALVRQQIEGGTSVLVPMGTTGEAVTMTADERARAVKVVVEEAKGRVTVVGGAGSNSTAETIEGVRRVRDAGADGTLIVTPYYNKPTQAGLLEHYRAVAKAHPGFPIIAYNVPGRTGVDLLPDTVLRLCDIPEVVALKEATGSMPRAIDILEKCGDRMTLLSGDDFTVLPFIACGGKGVISVSSNVAPRMMADLVAAARAGNVAVARDLQVRMNELHRLLFIESNPTPVKWGLHVMGLFGPEVRLPLVQMTEPNAAKLRDTLRQLGLLTG; this is translated from the coding sequence ATGAAGACCTTCGAAGGCTCCATGACGGCGCTGGCCACTCCGTTTCGCAACGGAGCGCTCGATGAGCCCGCTTACCGGGCGCTGGTCCGCCAGCAGATTGAAGGGGGCACCAGCGTGCTGGTCCCCATGGGCACCACCGGCGAGGCCGTGACGATGACGGCCGACGAGCGGGCCCGCGCGGTGAAGGTGGTGGTGGAGGAGGCGAAGGGCCGCGTGACGGTGGTGGGCGGCGCCGGCTCCAACAGCACCGCGGAGACCATCGAAGGCGTGCGCCGCGTGCGCGACGCGGGCGCGGACGGTACGCTCATCGTCACGCCCTACTACAACAAGCCCACGCAGGCGGGCTTGCTGGAGCACTACCGCGCGGTGGCCAAGGCGCACCCGGGCTTCCCCATCATCGCCTACAACGTGCCGGGCCGGACGGGCGTGGACCTGCTGCCCGACACCGTGCTGCGGCTGTGTGACATCCCCGAGGTGGTGGCGCTCAAGGAGGCCACCGGCAGCATGCCTCGGGCCATCGACATCCTGGAGAAGTGCGGCGACCGGATGACGCTCTTGTCCGGTGACGACTTCACCGTGCTGCCCTTCATCGCCTGCGGCGGCAAGGGCGTCATCTCCGTGTCGTCCAACGTGGCGCCGCGGATGATGGCGGACCTGGTGGCGGCGGCGCGCGCGGGGAATGTCGCGGTGGCGCGCGACCTCCAGGTGAGGATGAACGAGCTGCACCGCCTGCTCTTCATCGAGTCCAACCCCACGCCCGTGAAGTGGGGATTGCACGTGATGGGATTGTTCGGGCCCGAAGTGCGGTTGCCCCTGGTGCAGATGACCGAGCCCAACGCCGCGAAGCTTCGCGACACCCTGCGCCAGCTGGGCCTGCTCACGGGCTGA
- the dapB gene encoding 4-hydroxy-tetrahydrodipicolinate reductase, whose product MIRTVITGITGRMGSTLLRLARESGDLRVVGGTARPGSASVGQDAGVATRLGPVDVTVVDSLERALDAAQADVVIDFTSAELSVAHAKVCAARGVALVVGSTGFTPEASAALAESAKAVPIVAAPNMSVGVNLVIRMAAELARVLGPGFDVEVLEAHHRMKKDAPSGTALRLADVLAEALGRTQEDLTFARHGQIGARPAREIGVQTLRGGDVVGEHTVYFFGEGERIELTHRATNRDQFAAGALRAARWVVGRAPGLHDMADVLGFQRTS is encoded by the coding sequence ATGATTCGCACCGTCATCACCGGCATCACCGGCCGCATGGGCAGCACGTTGCTTCGCCTGGCGCGCGAGTCGGGAGACCTGCGGGTGGTGGGTGGCACGGCGCGGCCGGGCAGTGCCTCGGTGGGCCAGGACGCCGGGGTGGCGACGCGGCTGGGCCCGGTGGACGTGACGGTGGTGGACAGCCTGGAGCGAGCGCTGGACGCCGCGCAGGCGGACGTCGTCATCGACTTCACCAGCGCGGAGCTGAGCGTGGCGCACGCGAAGGTGTGTGCCGCGCGCGGCGTGGCCCTGGTGGTGGGCTCCACCGGCTTCACGCCGGAGGCGTCCGCGGCGCTGGCGGAGAGCGCGAAGGCGGTGCCCATCGTCGCCGCGCCGAACATGTCGGTGGGCGTCAACCTGGTCATCCGCATGGCGGCGGAGCTGGCGCGGGTGCTGGGGCCGGGCTTCGACGTGGAGGTGCTGGAGGCGCACCACCGCATGAAGAAGGACGCGCCCAGCGGCACCGCGCTGCGGCTGGCGGACGTGCTGGCGGAGGCTCTGGGGCGCACCCAGGAGGACCTCACCTTCGCGAGGCATGGGCAGATTGGCGCGCGGCCCGCGCGCGAGATAGGTGTGCAGACGCTGCGGGGCGGCGACGTGGTGGGCGAGCACACCGTGTACTTCTTCGGTGAGGGCGAGCGCATCGAGCTCACGCACCGCGCCACCAACCGAGACCAGTTCGCTGCTGGCGCGCTGAGGGCCGCGCGCTGGGTGGTGGGGCGCGCGCCGGGTCTCCATGACATGGCCGACGTGCTCGGCTTCCAGAGGACTTCATGA
- a CDS encoding fumarylacetoacetate hydrolase family protein, whose protein sequence is MTTARYCRFLHEGRAHHGRVEGSEVVVLTAAPWAGAKETGIHRSLSSLTLLVPSDASKVVCIGQNYRKHAEEMGKPVPPEPLIFTKPSTALNGTGSPIRIPKASQEVHYEAELALVIGEKLKNANESTAARAIWGLTCFNDVTARDVQRREIQHTRAKGYDTFACAGPWAVTGLSPDDLRIVCRVNGQVRQDSRTSDMIFSPARLVSFISHIMTLLPGDIVSTGTPSGVGKLSAGDTVEVELEGIGTLVNPVEMEP, encoded by the coding sequence ATGACGACCGCGCGCTACTGCCGCTTCCTGCATGAGGGCCGTGCGCACCACGGCCGGGTGGAAGGCTCCGAGGTGGTGGTCCTCACCGCCGCGCCCTGGGCCGGCGCGAAGGAGACGGGCATCCACCGCTCGCTGTCCTCGCTGACGCTGCTGGTGCCGTCGGACGCGTCCAAGGTCGTGTGTATCGGTCAGAACTACCGCAAGCACGCGGAGGAGATGGGCAAGCCGGTGCCGCCTGAGCCGCTCATCTTCACCAAGCCCTCCACGGCGCTCAATGGCACGGGCTCGCCCATCCGCATCCCCAAGGCGAGCCAGGAAGTCCACTACGAGGCGGAGCTGGCGCTCGTCATCGGCGAGAAGCTGAAGAACGCCAACGAGTCCACCGCCGCGCGCGCCATCTGGGGCCTCACGTGCTTCAACGACGTGACGGCGCGCGACGTCCAGCGCCGCGAGATTCAGCACACCCGCGCCAAGGGCTACGACACCTTCGCGTGCGCGGGGCCGTGGGCGGTGACGGGCCTGTCTCCCGACGACCTCCGCATCGTGTGCCGGGTGAACGGGCAGGTGCGCCAGGACAGCCGCACGTCCGACATGATTTTCAGTCCCGCGCGCCTGGTGTCGTTCATCTCCCACATCATGACGCTGCTGCCTGGGGACATCGTCAGCACCGGGACGCCGTCGGGTGTGGGGAAGCTGTCGGCCGGGGACACGGTGGAGGTGGAGCTGGAGGGAATCGGAACCCTGGTGAACCCTGTTGAGATGGAGCCGTGA
- the folK gene encoding 2-amino-4-hydroxy-6-hydroxymethyldihydropteridine diphosphokinase — protein sequence MSDTVYVGLGSNEGERENHLVAALSALSRIDAVAVLHCSSLFDSAPVGPPQPRFLNAVVALECGLPPQRLLCILQQIEKDLGRTREVRWGPRTIDLDILFWEGQVVADPTLQVPHLELHKRRFALEPLVELAPHLRHPVLGMSVKELLGKLAPQDVRRSEATWWPEASYSSNDT from the coding sequence GTGAGCGACACCGTCTACGTCGGGTTGGGTTCCAACGAGGGGGAGCGCGAGAATCACCTCGTCGCCGCCCTGTCCGCGCTGTCCCGCATCGACGCGGTGGCGGTGCTCCACTGCTCCTCGCTTTTCGACAGCGCCCCCGTGGGGCCGCCGCAGCCGCGCTTCCTCAACGCGGTGGTGGCCCTGGAGTGTGGCCTGCCGCCGCAGCGGCTGCTCTGCATCCTTCAGCAGATTGAGAAGGACCTGGGCCGCACCCGGGAGGTGCGCTGGGGCCCGCGCACCATCGACCTGGACATCCTCTTCTGGGAGGGACAGGTGGTGGCCGACCCCACGCTCCAGGTGCCCCACCTGGAGCTGCACAAGCGCCGCTTCGCCCTGGAGCCGCTCGTTGAACTGGCGCCCCACCTGCGTCATCCGGTACTGGGGATGTCGGTGAAGGAGCTCCTCGGGAAACTCGCCCCGCAGGATGTCCGCAGGAGCGAGGCCACGTGGTGGCCGGAAGCGAGCTACTCGAGCAACGACACATGA
- a CDS encoding tetratricopeptide repeat protein, which produces MNLSLALATAALLTAQPSTLPPGHPVIPPGTTASPATSGMPEGHPPTEGAAPSISPEQLPPGHPPMSGTGRAPPSAEELLRQLDSTEGLADREKTFEIAASLGRLYYVNGRNAEASTYLQQALARAQPTRELFLAQRKKLGKAAVPTAEAAGCGFTPNMPVEDMGAAAQARAKKGDTAGAAACARAALAPVLDVAVMQANALYLSNDSGKALVAYDAVLEVEPLHEEALYARAALLFETKGDDVAALKKAGEGFEAVATTYPDSFRAPMAKRMVALVEETVKAGGRKQLLASRAEDRRIRLSQAPAAAAPDAPRPLSQEMVDAVKSTERTPELEQGLAKLVDEGEELLAKGQYQEALANYTRVVPFQPENGRAKAGMAWALVSLERPMAVRVWGVAVQTDPLSVEKLGDTLKAKGDDKGAKALWEKLATDAPDYPNKASLQAKLGK; this is translated from the coding sequence ATGAACCTGTCCCTTGCCCTGGCCACCGCGGCGCTGCTGACCGCCCAGCCCTCGACGCTGCCTCCCGGCCACCCGGTCATCCCTCCGGGGACCACGGCCTCCCCCGCCACCTCTGGCATGCCGGAGGGCCACCCGCCGACGGAGGGCGCGGCTCCCAGCATCAGCCCGGAGCAGCTGCCCCCGGGCCACCCGCCCATGTCGGGCACGGGCCGGGCGCCGCCGTCCGCGGAGGAGCTGCTGCGCCAGCTCGACTCCACGGAGGGGCTGGCGGACCGTGAGAAGACCTTCGAAATCGCCGCGTCGCTGGGCCGCCTGTACTACGTGAACGGCCGCAACGCGGAGGCCAGCACCTACCTTCAGCAGGCCCTGGCGCGCGCCCAGCCCACGCGGGAGCTGTTCCTGGCGCAGCGCAAGAAGCTGGGCAAGGCCGCGGTGCCCACCGCCGAGGCGGCGGGCTGTGGCTTCACCCCGAACATGCCGGTGGAGGACATGGGCGCCGCCGCGCAGGCGCGCGCGAAGAAGGGTGACACCGCGGGCGCGGCGGCCTGTGCGCGCGCGGCGCTGGCGCCGGTGCTGGACGTGGCGGTGATGCAGGCCAACGCGCTCTACCTGTCCAACGACAGCGGCAAGGCGCTGGTGGCCTACGACGCCGTGCTGGAGGTGGAGCCCCTGCACGAGGAGGCCCTCTACGCGCGCGCGGCGCTGCTCTTCGAGACGAAGGGCGACGACGTGGCGGCGCTGAAGAAGGCGGGCGAGGGCTTCGAGGCGGTCGCGACCACGTACCCCGATTCGTTCCGTGCGCCCATGGCGAAGCGGATGGTGGCGCTGGTGGAGGAGACGGTGAAGGCGGGGGGCCGCAAGCAGCTGCTCGCCTCGCGCGCGGAGGACCGCCGCATCCGCCTGTCGCAGGCGCCCGCCGCCGCCGCGCCGGATGCGCCCCGGCCGCTGTCGCAGGAGATGGTGGACGCCGTGAAGAGCACCGAGCGCACGCCGGAGCTGGAGCAGGGCCTGGCGAAGCTGGTGGACGAGGGCGAGGAGCTCCTGGCGAAGGGCCAGTACCAGGAGGCGCTCGCCAACTACACGCGCGTGGTTCCCTTCCAGCCGGAGAACGGGCGCGCGAAGGCGGGCATGGCCTGGGCCCTGGTGTCCCTGGAGCGTCCCATGGCGGTGCGCGTGTGGGGCGTGGCCGTGCAGACCGACCCGCTCTCCGTGGAGAAGCTGGGCGACACGCTCAAGGCCAAGGGCGACGACAAGGGCGCCAAGGCGCTCTGGGAGAAGCTGGCCACGGACGCGCCGGACTACCCCAACAAGGCGAGCCTCCAGGCGAAGCTGGGCAAGTAG
- a CDS encoding KpsF/GutQ family sugar-phosphate isomerase has protein sequence MARPSRSAAKKPRLRALPGRPAQAPAVLPDAEATLAYARSVLEAEARAILGVTERLGDDFLRAVQLVRDCRGQVIVTGMGKAGHIGQKLSATLASTGIRSVYLHPAEAVHGDLGRVGRGDVILALSNSGSTEELIRLLPSFKRMETPVIALTGDAKSPLGRGADVVLDIGAIAEACPMGLVPTASTAALHAIGDALAMTVLRSRPFGTEDYALLHPGGKLGRSVQRVFELMRTGNANPLVRDTSPLSAVVGVMTKTPGRPGAACVVDKAGKLVGIFTDGDLRRRVEAGLTDFTVPVRELMGKNPRCVTPETLVLAAATQMRELRVDQLPVVDVEGRAVGLLDVQDLLAAKFV, from the coding sequence ATGGCCCGCCCTTCCCGCTCCGCCGCCAAGAAGCCCCGCCTGCGCGCCCTCCCCGGCCGTCCCGCACAGGCACCTGCCGTTCTCCCCGACGCAGAGGCCACGCTCGCCTACGCGCGGAGCGTGCTGGAGGCCGAGGCCCGCGCCATCCTCGGTGTGACGGAACGTCTGGGAGACGACTTCCTGCGCGCCGTGCAACTGGTGCGCGACTGCCGCGGCCAGGTCATCGTCACCGGCATGGGCAAGGCGGGCCACATCGGCCAGAAGCTGTCCGCCACGCTGGCCTCCACGGGCATCCGCTCCGTGTACCTCCACCCCGCCGAGGCCGTGCACGGAGATTTGGGCCGCGTGGGCCGGGGCGACGTCATCCTCGCGCTGTCCAACAGCGGCTCCACGGAGGAGCTGATTCGCCTGCTCCCCTCCTTCAAGCGGATGGAGACGCCCGTCATCGCCCTCACCGGCGACGCGAAGAGCCCGCTGGGCCGCGGCGCGGACGTGGTGCTGGACATCGGCGCCATCGCGGAGGCGTGCCCCATGGGCCTGGTGCCCACGGCCTCCACCGCCGCGCTGCACGCGATTGGCGACGCGCTTGCGATGACGGTGCTGCGCTCGCGGCCCTTCGGCACGGAGGACTACGCGCTGCTGCACCCGGGCGGGAAGCTGGGGCGCTCCGTGCAGCGCGTCTTCGAGCTGATGCGCACCGGCAACGCCAACCCGCTGGTGCGCGACACCTCGCCCCTGTCCGCGGTGGTGGGGGTGATGACGAAGACGCCGGGCCGTCCGGGCGCCGCGTGCGTGGTGGACAAGGCGGGGAAGCTGGTGGGCATCTTCACCGACGGCGACTTGCGCCGCCGCGTGGAGGCGGGCCTCACCGACTTCACCGTGCCCGTGCGCGAGCTGATGGGGAAGAACCCGCGCTGCGTGACGCCGGAGACGCTGGTGCTGGCCGCGGCCACGCAGATGCGCGAGCTGCGGGTGGACCAGCTCCCCGTGGTGGACGTGGAAGGCCGCGCCGTGGGCCTGCTCGACGTGCAGGACCTGCTGGCCGCGAAGTTCGTCTGA
- the fsa gene encoding fructose-6-phosphate aldolase: protein MKFFIDSADVEEIRKAHAMGCVDGVTTNPSLLAKVGRGLEETIREICSIVDGPISAECVSMEADELIKEGRSLAKIHDNVVVKIPMGVEGMKATKALTAEGIRTNVTLCFSANQALLCAKAGATYVSPFVGRLDDISQDGMELISHILEIYRNYEHFNTQVLVASVRNPVHVLQAARLGADVATLPYNVITQLANHPLTDAGIKKFLADWEKVPKAAKPPAAK, encoded by the coding sequence ATGAAGTTCTTCATCGACAGCGCCGACGTGGAGGAGATTCGCAAGGCCCACGCCATGGGCTGCGTGGACGGAGTGACGACCAACCCGTCCTTGCTCGCCAAGGTGGGCCGGGGCCTGGAGGAGACCATCCGCGAAATCTGCTCCATCGTGGATGGCCCCATCAGCGCCGAATGTGTGTCCATGGAAGCGGACGAGCTCATCAAGGAAGGCCGCTCCCTGGCGAAGATTCACGACAACGTCGTGGTGAAGATTCCCATGGGCGTGGAGGGCATGAAGGCCACCAAGGCGCTGACCGCCGAGGGCATCCGCACCAACGTCACGCTGTGTTTCTCCGCCAACCAGGCCCTGCTGTGTGCCAAGGCCGGCGCGACCTACGTGTCGCCCTTCGTGGGCCGGTTGGATGACATCTCCCAGGACGGCATGGAGCTCATCTCCCACATCCTGGAAATCTACCGGAACTACGAGCACTTCAACACGCAGGTGCTGGTGGCCAGCGTGCGCAACCCCGTGCACGTGCTCCAGGCCGCCCGCCTGGGCGCGGACGTGGCCACGCTGCCCTACAACGTCATCACCCAGCTGGCGAACCACCCGCTCACCGACGCCGGCATCAAGAAGTTCCTGGCCGACTGGGAGAAGGTCCCCAAGGCCGCCAAGCCGCCCGCAGCCAAATAG
- a CDS encoding acyl-CoA dehydrogenase family protein, giving the protein MEFQLTDAQRALQDAARKFAREVVRPKAAHYDETATFPLDLLTTAWELGLLNMAIPAEYGGVGLSHLDQTIVAEELSWGCAGVATSIIANDLANLPIILHATEEQKKRLLTPFTEKLKFSSFCLTEPEAGSDVANMQTTARLDGDHYVLNGAKCFITNGGQASQYTVFATVDKGKKHKGITCFVVEGRPEGLSVSKHENKMGQRASETVSLTFEDVRVPVANRIGEEGQGFAIAMATLDNSRPLTAMFSVGIARAALEHSMEYATQRRTFGKPIIEHQAIQFMIADMAMNTHAARMLTYESAWLLDEGKRNSLQSSYAKCFAADMAMKVATDAVQVYGGYGYIKEYPVEKLMRDAKLIQVYEGTSQVQRLVIARELFK; this is encoded by the coding sequence ATGGAATTCCAGCTCACCGACGCCCAGCGCGCGCTGCAGGACGCGGCACGCAAGTTCGCCCGCGAAGTGGTGCGTCCGAAGGCCGCCCACTACGACGAGACGGCCACCTTCCCACTCGATTTGCTGACGACCGCGTGGGAGTTGGGGCTGCTCAACATGGCGATACCCGCCGAGTACGGCGGCGTGGGCCTGTCCCATCTGGACCAGACCATCGTCGCGGAGGAGCTGAGCTGGGGCTGTGCGGGCGTGGCGACGTCCATCATCGCCAACGACCTGGCCAACCTCCCCATCATCCTCCACGCGACCGAGGAGCAGAAGAAGCGGCTGCTCACGCCCTTCACGGAGAAGCTGAAGTTCTCCTCGTTCTGTCTCACGGAGCCCGAGGCCGGCAGCGACGTGGCCAACATGCAGACCACGGCGCGGCTGGACGGAGACCACTACGTCCTCAACGGCGCCAAGTGCTTCATCACCAACGGCGGCCAGGCGAGCCAGTACACGGTGTTCGCCACGGTGGATAAGGGCAAGAAGCACAAGGGCATCACCTGCTTCGTGGTGGAGGGCCGCCCTGAAGGGCTCTCCGTCAGCAAGCACGAGAACAAGATGGGCCAGCGCGCCAGCGAGACGGTGTCGCTGACGTTCGAGGACGTGCGCGTCCCGGTGGCCAACCGCATTGGCGAAGAGGGGCAGGGCTTCGCCATCGCCATGGCCACGTTGGACAACAGCCGCCCGCTGACGGCCATGTTCTCCGTGGGCATCGCCCGCGCCGCGCTGGAGCACTCCATGGAGTACGCCACCCAGCGCCGCACCTTCGGCAAGCCCATCATCGAGCACCAGGCCATCCAGTTCATGATTGCCGACATGGCGATGAACACCCACGCGGCGCGCATGCTCACCTACGAGAGCGCGTGGCTCTTGGACGAGGGCAAGCGCAACTCCCTCCAGTCCAGCTACGCGAAGTGCTTCGCCGCGGACATGGCCATGAAGGTCGCCACCGACGCCGTCCAGGTGTACGGCGGCTACGGCTACATCAAGGAGTACCCCGTGGAGAAGCTGATGCGCGACGCCAAGCTCATCCAGGTCTACGAGGGCACCAGCCAGGTCCAGCGGCTCGTCATCGCGCGGGAACTGTTCAAGTAG
- a CDS encoding electron transfer flavoprotein subunit beta/FixA family protein produces the protein MKILVTAKRVEDPESKIKVKPDGSGIVQEGLKYKINPFDEIGVEEGLRLVAKHQGEVVVVSIGGKEVQEQLRHALAMGAHRAVWVNHTGPVDQLGIAALLQKVVEKEQPDLVILGKQSIDDDQNQVGQYLAEFLGWGQATFASKVESMESEQEKNKVPAIVLSADKKSVQVIREVDNGLATVECQLPAVVTTDLRLNQPRYASLPGIMKAKSKPIEELTPAKLSVDVTPAIQVLKMSAPPARKAGIKVADVPALVEKLHNEAKVV, from the coding sequence GTGAAGATCCTCGTCACCGCCAAGCGCGTGGAAGACCCCGAGTCGAAGATCAAGGTCAAGCCGGATGGCTCGGGCATCGTTCAGGAGGGGCTGAAGTACAAGATCAACCCCTTCGATGAAATCGGCGTCGAAGAAGGACTTCGGCTCGTCGCGAAGCACCAGGGCGAGGTCGTCGTGGTGTCCATCGGTGGCAAGGAAGTGCAGGAGCAGCTCCGGCACGCCCTGGCCATGGGTGCGCACCGCGCCGTGTGGGTGAACCACACCGGCCCGGTGGACCAGCTCGGCATCGCGGCCCTGCTCCAGAAGGTCGTGGAGAAGGAGCAGCCGGACCTCGTCATCCTCGGCAAGCAGTCCATCGACGATGACCAGAACCAGGTGGGCCAGTACCTCGCCGAGTTCCTCGGCTGGGGCCAGGCCACGTTCGCCTCCAAGGTGGAGTCCATGGAGAGCGAGCAGGAGAAGAACAAGGTTCCCGCCATCGTCCTCTCCGCCGACAAGAAGAGCGTGCAGGTGATTCGCGAGGTCGACAACGGGCTCGCCACGGTGGAGTGCCAGCTGCCCGCCGTCGTCACCACGGACCTGCGCCTCAACCAGCCGCGCTACGCCAGCCTCCCGGGCATCATGAAGGCGAAGAGCAAGCCCATCGAGGAGCTGACGCCGGCCAAGCTGAGCGTGGATGTCACCCCCGCCATCCAGGTCCTGAAGATGTCCGCGCCCCCGGCGCGCAAGGCCGGCATCAAGGTCGCGGACGTCCCTGCCCTGGTCGAGAAGCTGCACAACGAGGCGAAGGTCGTCTGA
- a CDS encoding electron transfer flavoprotein subunit alpha/FixB family protein has translation MPIVLIVAEQQPDGNLRKATLNAISAGKQLAEKAGGELHIALVGKDPAKVADELKGYGAKAVHLGAAAELEHYLAETYAPAIAALAQELKADYIGMASTAQGKDLLPRVAGRLRAAMATDVMAINGSGADITFTRPMWAGNVFADVKLTTPVKVLTLRATEFPAAAGGQGAAEVKTFSPKVEASKTKFVDFKEVKSARPELTEARVVISGGRGTKGDFKEIEALADDLGAAVGASRAVCDAGWVPNDLQVGQTGKVVAPALYIAAGISGAIQHLAGMKSSKTIVAINKDPEAPIFQVADYGMVADLFKVLPELRAELAKLK, from the coding sequence ATGCCTATCGTTCTCATTGTCGCCGAGCAGCAGCCGGACGGGAACCTCCGCAAGGCCACCCTCAACGCCATCTCCGCCGGCAAGCAGCTCGCGGAGAAGGCCGGTGGTGAGCTTCACATCGCCCTGGTGGGGAAGGACCCCGCGAAGGTCGCTGACGAGCTCAAGGGTTACGGCGCGAAGGCCGTCCACCTGGGCGCCGCCGCCGAGCTGGAGCACTACCTCGCGGAGACCTACGCGCCCGCCATCGCCGCCCTGGCCCAGGAGCTGAAGGCGGACTACATCGGCATGGCGTCCACCGCGCAGGGCAAGGACCTGCTGCCCCGCGTGGCCGGCCGTCTGCGCGCCGCCATGGCCACCGACGTCATGGCCATCAACGGCAGCGGCGCGGACATCACCTTCACCCGTCCCATGTGGGCCGGCAACGTCTTCGCCGACGTGAAGCTCACCACGCCGGTGAAGGTGCTCACCCTGCGCGCCACCGAGTTCCCCGCCGCCGCTGGCGGTCAGGGCGCCGCCGAGGTGAAGACCTTCAGCCCGAAGGTCGAGGCCTCCAAGACGAAGTTCGTCGACTTCAAGGAAGTGAAGAGCGCGCGTCCCGAGCTGACCGAGGCTCGCGTCGTCATCTCCGGTGGTCGCGGCACCAAGGGCGACTTCAAGGAGATTGAAGCCCTGGCGGACGACCTGGGCGCCGCGGTGGGCGCGTCCCGCGCGGTGTGCGACGCGGGTTGGGTTCCCAACGACCTGCAGGTCGGCCAGACGGGCAAGGTGGTGGCTCCGGCGCTGTACATCGCGGCGGGCATCAGCGGCGCCATCCAGCACCTGGCGGGCATGAAGAGCTCGAAGACCATCGTCGCCATCAACAAGGACCCCGAGGCCCCCATCTTCCAGGTGGCGGACTACGGCATGGTGGCGGACCTCTTCAAGGTGCTGCCCGAGCTGCGCGCGGAGCTGGCGAAGCTGAAGTAG
- a CDS encoding cytochrome c oxidase assembly factor Coa1 family protein, with amino-acid sequence MAPRPGWWSRHWRWVLPLGCLGLLASCIGLGVLATYLGFSSLGQSDAHQEAVAIASGDALVQRALGTPIESGLPRRSAVQSRNGVSRAQFSLPLEGPHGKGTLHAQGEKRGDGPWQFNHLIVALGDGTLIDLLRAEPPKRPELPLPAEPPYADEAPEPGDVAPRDAGRDIEL; translated from the coding sequence ATGGCGCCTCGGCCTGGCTGGTGGAGCCGCCACTGGCGCTGGGTCCTTCCGCTGGGATGCCTGGGGCTGCTCGCCTCGTGTATCGGCCTGGGCGTGCTCGCCACGTACCTGGGCTTCTCCTCCCTGGGGCAGTCCGACGCGCACCAGGAAGCCGTGGCCATCGCCAGCGGCGACGCGCTGGTGCAGCGCGCGCTGGGTACGCCCATCGAAAGTGGCCTGCCCCGGCGCAGCGCCGTGCAGAGCCGCAACGGTGTCTCTCGCGCGCAGTTCTCCCTCCCGCTCGAGGGGCCCCATGGCAAGGGCACGCTGCATGCCCAGGGTGAGAAACGCGGAGACGGCCCCTGGCAGTTCAACCACCTCATCGTCGCCCTGGGCGACGGCACGCTCATCGACCTCCTCCGAGCCGAACCACCCAAGCGCCCCGAGCTGCCACTGCCCGCCGAGCCGCCCTACGCGGACGAGGCCCCGGAGCCTGGAGACGTGGCGCCGCGCGACGCGGGCCGCGACATCGAGCTGTGA